The Candidatus Nealsonbacteria bacterium sequence TCTTCCTCTTCTTTCTTTGTTATTTCTTCTTGCTTTCTTTGTAGCTGTTCTTCAGCCTCTTTTCTTTCACTTCTTACTCTATTTTCCTCCTCTATGGCTCTTTCCCTTATTCCTTCAATTGTTTTTCTTTCTTCCGCTAACTTTCTCTTCTCTTCTTCCACTTCCCTTCTTTCAGCCTCTATTTCCTTTTCAATTTTATCAATTTGTTCAATTGATTGGTTGTATAAAGCTACCTTGGTTTCATCTTCAAATAGTTTAAAGTCTTCAATTTCACTTTTAACAACAAAGAAAAGCCTATTGGCCTTAACCAATTCCCTATTAGCATAGTAACTAGTGGCTTTATCAAATTTAACTTGAAGTTCGGCAAGAAGTAATTGTCTCTTCAATTCTCTTTCCTTTTCTGCTATCTCCTCTTTTTTACGGGCCCTCTCTTGTTTTAACCTTTCTTCTTCTTGCTTCTTTTCCGCTTCTTCTCTTTCTATCCGTTTAATATCTTGATCAAGCTTATCTATTTCTCTATTTTTAATATCAATTTCTGAACTTAAACTTTCTTTTCTTTTTAAAAGAGTTTCTTTTTCAGATAACGATGATTTTATTTTTCCCTTTAAAGTTTTTAAAAGCTCCCCTATTTCCTGATCTTCTTTCTGTTTTTCTATCCTGGCTCTCTCTACTCCCCTTCTTTTATCTGCAATGGCCCATCTTTCCTCCTCTATTTTCTTTTTCTTAATTGGGTCTTTTTCTTCTTTCTCTCTTTTTTCTATTTCATTCTTAAGACCGGTAAATTCACGCTCTTTATCACGGGCAACGCTTAAGTCTTTTTCAATATTTCCTTTTTGAGCTAAAAGTTCTGAATTTTTAAATTGTAATGCCTTTTCTTCATCAATTAAAAAACGGATCTTTTCATTGATCTCTTCTTGTCTTGTATTTAATTCCTTTATTTCCCCTTCTTTCCGACTCTTTCTAATCTGAAGCTTTTCCCAAGGAGAACCTCCTTTGATACTTATTTTCCGAACCATATATTAGTTTTTTAACACAAATATTTTCTGATAATAACAAACGATTTTATTATATCATATTTTGAATTATCAGAAAGGTTTTTCTTGCTGATGATTAATTCATTCTAACATCTATACGAATAATATAAAATACTTTTTAATTATCTTTTTTCTGCTATAATTATGATTGATAATATATGAAAAAAGGTTTTACATTAGTTGAATTATTAATAGCAGTCGCTTTAATTATTATGTTCTCAAGCCTTACTCTTCCGGTGGGTTTTAATTTTTTTCAAGAATCAACTCTAAGAGACCAAGTCCGGAATCTTGAAGCATCACTAAGAAAAGCTCAAGCAGTCGCGATTTCTGGTCGTGGCAATGCTAGCGCTGGAATTAAAATTACTAGAAATAGCTATATAATATTTGAAGGAGAATCCTTTCGAGACCGGAGATCTTCCCTTGATATTGTTATCCCCTTTCCCGTCTCAGTAGTACCTAGTGGAAATGACGAGATTGTTT is a genomic window containing:
- a CDS encoding prepilin-type N-terminal cleavage/methylation domain-containing protein; amino-acid sequence: MKKGFTLVELLIAVALIIMFSSLTLPVGFNFFQESTLRDQVRNLEASLRKAQAVAISGRGNASAGIKITRNSYIIFEGESFRDRRSSLDIVIPFPVSVVPSGNDEIVFRKSTGRLISPANNALISISFGSHTKQISINSHGKIESFDL